From Butyricimonas paravirosa, one genomic window encodes:
- a CDS encoding putative transporter, giving the protein MELLKDLFEGSPDLWGGGVAHSVLILSLVIAFGIMLGKIKIAGISLGVTWILFVGIVFGHFNLSLNEHLLHFLKEFGLILFVYSIGLQVGPGFFSAFKKGGFTLNMLAITSVSLSVVVAIVLYLVTDTPITTMVGILSGAVTNTPGLGAAQQANSDLNGIDAPEIAMGYAVAYPLGVIGTILALQSLKYILKINTTTEETEAEKGLGHLQELTVRPVSLEIVNKAIDNKAIKDIQPLVNRKFVISRIRHQGEKQELVNSETILHIGDQILVISNPKDIEAITVFFGKQIDMKWENEDTNLVSRRILITKPELNGKTLSQLRIRRNFGASITRINRSGVDLVAAPNLQLQMGDRVTVVGSELAVSHAEKVLGNSLKRLNHPNLIPIFIGIALGCVLGSIPFMLPGIPQPLKLGLAGGPLIVSILISRFGPHYKLITYTTMSANLMVREIGIALFLACVGLGAGKGFIETIVNEGGYVWIGYGAIITIFPLLVTGLIGRYGCKLNYYTLIGILSGANTNPPALAYSNEQTSCDAPAVGYATVYPLAMFLRVLSAQLLILALG; this is encoded by the coding sequence ATGGAACTATTAAAAGATCTTTTCGAGGGAAGCCCCGATCTCTGGGGCGGTGGAGTTGCGCACTCCGTGCTTATCTTATCGTTAGTAATCGCTTTCGGCATCATGCTGGGCAAGATAAAAATTGCCGGAATCTCACTTGGCGTCACGTGGATTCTTTTCGTTGGAATCGTTTTCGGGCATTTCAATTTAAGCCTGAACGAGCATCTACTTCATTTCCTGAAAGAATTCGGGCTAATCCTATTCGTTTATTCCATCGGTCTTCAAGTAGGTCCCGGCTTTTTCTCTGCGTTCAAAAAAGGCGGATTCACGCTGAACATGCTGGCCATAACTTCCGTTTCACTGAGCGTTGTGGTTGCTATTGTCCTCTACCTCGTGACAGACACCCCCATCACGACTATGGTGGGCATCCTTTCCGGGGCTGTCACCAACACTCCCGGCCTAGGAGCCGCACAGCAGGCTAACAGTGACCTGAACGGCATTGATGCCCCGGAAATTGCGATGGGCTACGCCGTGGCTTACCCGTTAGGGGTAATCGGTACAATTCTGGCACTACAGAGTTTGAAATATATCCTGAAAATCAACACGACCACGGAAGAAACTGAAGCGGAAAAAGGACTGGGACATTTACAAGAATTAACCGTACGTCCCGTCTCACTGGAAATCGTCAATAAGGCAATCGACAACAAAGCTATCAAGGACATCCAGCCTCTTGTAAACCGCAAATTCGTCATCTCTCGTATACGCCATCAAGGTGAAAAACAGGAACTAGTTAACTCGGAAACCATACTTCACATCGGGGATCAAATACTCGTGATCTCCAACCCGAAAGATATAGAAGCCATCACTGTGTTTTTTGGTAAACAAATCGACATGAAGTGGGAAAACGAAGACACGAACCTCGTCTCCCGTCGTATCCTCATCACAAAACCCGAATTAAACGGGAAAACGTTATCGCAACTCCGAATCCGCCGGAACTTCGGAGCTAGTATTACCCGGATAAATCGTTCTGGCGTGGATCTCGTGGCGGCCCCGAACCTGCAACTGCAAATGGGTGACCGTGTCACGGTAGTCGGAAGTGAACTGGCGGTAAGTCACGCAGAAAAAGTACTCGGCAACTCGTTGAAACGTCTGAATCATCCCAACCTCATCCCCATATTCATTGGTATCGCCTTGGGATGCGTGCTAGGAAGTATTCCTTTCATGCTCCCCGGCATCCCACAACCGCTAAAACTGGGGCTAGCAGGCGGCCCACTCATCGTGTCCATCCTCATCAGTCGTTTCGGCCCGCACTATAAATTAATCACCTACACCACCATGAGCGCGAACCTGATGGTCCGGGAAATCGGCATTGCTCTCTTCCTTGCCTGCGTGGGACTGGGAGCCGGAAAAGGATTCATCGAAACCATCGTGAACGAGGGTGGCTACGTTTGGATCGGCTACGGGGCTATCATCACCATCTTCCCATTACTCGTGACAGGACTGATTGGACGCTACGGTTGCAAGCTAAATTACTACACGCTGATCGGTATTCTATCGGGAGCCAACACCAACCCTCCCGCCCTCGCCTATTCCAACGAACAAACCTCATGTGATGCCCCGGCAGTAGGCTACGCCACGGTCTACCCGCTGGCCATGTTCCTCCGGGTACTTTCAGCTCAATTACTCATTCTCGCTTTAGGATAA
- a CDS encoding PKD-like domain-containing protein: MNRCINLLLLFIACFLLVACSDDKKEEEPLPVPPPVITLDSESGVYVTKVGKSLTLRPDVENTAGAEYTWTLNEEVVGTDSVYVFAPDVEGSYFFEFRVTTPGGSAEKVIRVDVGKKALPVISFALPGSGVKVVAATDYVFRPDVQNNENAVYEWYLGNDKVGSGEEYTFNQAELGEYQLTLIVVNEDGQDEKQLTVEVVERQPLQVEFLKSSLLAENTDCYVFKDGTICLTPWIENAGEGTTYEWSVNGEIVECKDRVFAFEPAGEGTFTVSVQVVDADQARAKMISRNIQATSIVRQVATVQVICRGDEMGAFRAATGTSAAESNRVYEYLPAPGQFINEYKEAGMGDFTVSTQKEACDYAARRLENHAYVSLGGFGGYIIVGFDHSVLNSGAYEGYDFAIEGNAFDGSSEPGIVWVMQDVNGNGLPDDTWYQLKGSEYGKEETIETYAVTYYRPAGVGMNVGWSDNCGNTGVIDYLAEYHSQNSYYPAWVTEDSYTLRGVCLKARNRFNGSIWVNENYDWGYADNMGSDRLSTSVNPDAEPVNVYFKISNAVYANGEATDLKYIDFVKIQTGVNAKSGIIGEVSTEVFSVTDKNVNN; encoded by the coding sequence ATGAATAGGTGTATAAATTTATTATTGTTGTTCATTGCTTGTTTTTTGCTTGTAGCTTGCAGTGATGACAAGAAAGAGGAGGAGCCACTGCCGGTTCCTCCTCCGGTGATTACTTTGGATAGTGAATCGGGCGTGTACGTGACAAAGGTAGGTAAGTCGTTGACCTTACGTCCGGACGTGGAGAATACGGCGGGAGCGGAATATACATGGACGCTGAATGAGGAGGTGGTCGGAACGGATAGTGTCTATGTTTTTGCTCCGGACGTGGAAGGTTCTTATTTTTTTGAATTTCGGGTAACTACACCGGGAGGGAGTGCGGAGAAAGTGATCCGGGTGGATGTGGGAAAGAAGGCGTTGCCTGTTATTTCATTCGCGTTGCCGGGATCCGGGGTAAAGGTGGTTGCGGCCACGGATTACGTGTTCCGTCCGGATGTGCAGAATAACGAGAATGCGGTTTACGAGTGGTATTTGGGTAATGATAAAGTGGGAAGTGGAGAGGAATATACCTTTAATCAAGCGGAATTGGGGGAGTACCAGTTGACGTTGATTGTGGTTAACGAGGATGGACAGGATGAAAAGCAACTTACCGTGGAGGTAGTGGAACGACAACCTTTACAAGTGGAGTTTTTGAAATCCAGTTTGTTGGCGGAGAATACGGATTGTTATGTGTTTAAAGATGGAACAATTTGTTTGACTCCTTGGATTGAGAATGCGGGGGAGGGGACCACTTACGAGTGGTCGGTGAACGGAGAGATCGTGGAATGCAAGGATCGGGTATTTGCTTTTGAACCAGCTGGCGAAGGAACGTTCACGGTAAGCGTGCAAGTGGTAGATGCGGATCAAGCACGAGCAAAGATGATTAGCCGGAATATTCAGGCGACGTCGATCGTAAGGCAGGTTGCCACGGTTCAGGTTATTTGCAGGGGAGATGAGATGGGGGCTTTCCGGGCGGCCACGGGGACAAGTGCTGCCGAGAGTAACCGGGTATATGAATATTTGCCTGCCCCGGGACAGTTTATTAACGAGTATAAGGAGGCCGGGATGGGAGATTTTACGGTCAGTACTCAAAAGGAAGCTTGTGATTATGCAGCCCGGCGATTGGAGAATCATGCCTACGTGTCTTTGGGTGGTTTTGGCGGTTATATTATTGTCGGTTTTGATCATAGTGTCCTTAACTCGGGTGCTTACGAGGGGTATGATTTTGCCATTGAGGGGAATGCTTTTGACGGGAGTTCGGAGCCGGGAATCGTGTGGGTCATGCAAGATGTGAATGGAAATGGATTGCCTGATGATACGTGGTATCAGTTGAAAGGTAGTGAGTATGGAAAGGAGGAGACGATCGAGACGTATGCCGTGACTTATTACCGTCCGGCAGGAGTGGGCATGAATGTCGGTTGGTCGGACAATTGCGGAAACACGGGTGTGATAGATTATTTGGCAGAATATCACTCTCAAAATAGTTATTATCCGGCATGGGTAACGGAAGATAGCTATACTCTCCGAGGAGTGTGTTTGAAGGCTCGTAATCGTTTTAATGGCTCTATCTGGGTGAATGAAAATTATGATTGGGGGTATGCGGATAATATGGGTAGTGACCGATTGTCGACTTCTGTTAATCCGGATGCAGAACCGGTAAACGTGTATTTCAAGATCAGTAATGCTGTTTATGCGAACGGGGAGGCTACTGATCTGAAGTATATCGATTTTGTTAAGATTCAAACAGGGGTGAATGCTAAAAGTGGAATTATCGGAGAGGTTTCAACGGAGGTATTTTCTGTAACTGATAAAAATGTAAATAATTAG
- a CDS encoding fimbrillin family protein, producing MKNRYFKLFLMLVLAGCFVGCSDDDDDVIPEWLPVGTEPVFKGGIEVDVENTVFKREFEEGDMIGIFAVERDDHNRVAYPKAEGNYVNNARWVMRNGKWVPARERDSIHFAGKPLDIYAYYPYDVENVDPTRMEVVVPQEHRLDLLTARGVFSEDDSVELTFRHKFALLRARVLPNGIGAMPSDLMTARVYFVGKEGYLNLSVADPRNEMVFDYPEKCYTEVPQAEIPEGATYREFDVFVPVQTLVKGNRLFQFTQCGGVVNHVLEENLVMKGVMDMEILLQADIDTEHVYQVGDVYPSTGFPAGIVIKVTDGGKHGTIAALSGFSRTWGTKEITGATNEEDGRENHKAVEAYDPEWESHFPAFAACRELGEGWYLGAKQEYITLFNFYKENKTDVNALFRSWGMGSPSFGGLSSTENTANPKNYVWNISLPGSSVSISQVTKSATAKISPLCRF from the coding sequence ATGAAAAATAGATATTTTAAGTTGTTTTTGATGTTGGTGTTAGCCGGATGTTTTGTCGGATGTTCGGATGACGATGATGACGTGATACCGGAATGGTTGCCTGTCGGGACAGAGCCCGTGTTTAAGGGTGGGATCGAGGTGGATGTCGAGAACACTGTTTTTAAACGGGAGTTTGAGGAAGGGGATATGATTGGTATTTTTGCCGTGGAGCGGGACGATCATAACCGGGTTGCTTACCCGAAGGCCGAGGGGAATTACGTGAATAATGCCCGTTGGGTGATGCGGAACGGGAAGTGGGTGCCTGCACGGGAACGGGATTCTATTCATTTTGCTGGAAAACCATTGGATATTTACGCTTATTACCCGTATGATGTGGAGAATGTTGACCCGACACGGATGGAGGTTGTCGTTCCACAGGAGCATCGGTTGGATTTGTTGACCGCCCGGGGGGTGTTTAGTGAGGATGACTCCGTGGAGTTGACTTTCCGACATAAATTTGCTTTGTTGCGGGCCAGGGTGTTACCTAACGGAATCGGGGCCATGCCCAGTGATTTGATGACGGCACGGGTGTATTTCGTGGGTAAGGAAGGTTATTTGAATTTGAGCGTGGCGGATCCGAGAAATGAGATGGTGTTTGATTACCCGGAGAAATGTTACACGGAAGTTCCCCAGGCGGAGATTCCGGAAGGGGCAACTTACCGGGAGTTCGATGTTTTTGTTCCTGTTCAGACGTTGGTAAAGGGCAATCGTCTTTTTCAGTTTACCCAGTGTGGAGGCGTTGTGAATCACGTGCTTGAGGAGAATTTGGTGATGAAAGGGGTGATGGATATGGAAATCTTGTTACAAGCGGATATTGACACGGAGCATGTTTATCAGGTGGGGGACGTGTACCCGAGTACGGGTTTTCCGGCCGGAATCGTGATCAAGGTGACTGACGGGGGTAAACACGGGACGATTGCCGCGTTGAGTGGTTTTTCACGCACGTGGGGTACGAAGGAAATTACGGGTGCCACGAACGAGGAGGACGGACGTGAGAATCACAAGGCCGTGGAGGCGTACGATCCCGAGTGGGAGAGTCATTTTCCCGCTTTTGCTGCTTGCCGGGAATTGGGTGAGGGATGGTATCTTGGGGCTAAACAAGAGTATATAACTCTTTTTAATTTCTACAAGGAGAATAAGACGGATGTGAACGCTTTGTTCCGGAGCTGGGGAATGGGATCTCCTTCTTTTGGGGGGCTGAGTTCAACTGAGAATACTGCGAATCCTAAAAATTACGTTTGGAATATTTCGTTGCCGGGTTCTTCCGTATCAATAAGTCAGGTGACTAAAAGTGCCACGGCAAAGATTTCCCCGTTGTGTAGATTTTAG
- a CDS encoding threonine/serine exporter ThrE family protein yields the protein MENLNINTYHSTDEINPEVWDVLLLRRKLDLLLRTGKLLMESAADTNRIERNMKRVAAFMNIPEEKLHIDIRWTMIMVNVSDEQHSFSKFQKCENHAINMTMISQISKLSFKATEENYSLDDYEKELEKIIHTPRNYTPYLVAIGAGFACGGFCKLFGSDWIAFLFASICAFIGFRTRAYCVKTGINVYMSIGIAAFVSTCLAYASSFSGLSSTPYHPLLACALFIVPGVPLINFVDDMIDNHLLVGITRAANTIMMIGAMTFGIAFAMRILIVNDLNINQKINELSIVSHDSYLVYAFAAAIAAMGFSMIFNVPKRLSWIVATGGIIAVCTRNFVNLELGYGPVIGSFMGSFTVSLIAVKATHWFHVPNHVLTIPSVIPMIPGVLMYRSLLGFIELHGVIGEVTNAFSNAVDSALIILCISLGVAIPNIVARRNNNGIKNKPLRAS from the coding sequence ATGGAAAATTTAAACATCAATACTTATCATTCCACCGACGAAATAAATCCAGAAGTATGGGATGTACTTCTTTTACGGCGTAAACTGGATCTTTTACTCCGTACAGGTAAACTATTAATGGAAAGTGCAGCAGACACCAATCGTATTGAACGAAACATGAAACGTGTTGCCGCTTTTATGAACATTCCGGAAGAGAAATTGCATATTGACATTCGTTGGACCATGATCATGGTTAACGTAAGTGATGAACAACATTCATTTTCCAAGTTTCAAAAATGTGAAAATCACGCCATCAACATGACCATGATCTCACAAATCAGTAAGTTATCATTCAAAGCTACAGAAGAAAACTATTCTTTAGACGACTATGAAAAAGAATTGGAAAAGATCATTCATACCCCCCGAAATTACACTCCTTACCTAGTAGCTATCGGTGCCGGATTTGCCTGTGGAGGATTTTGCAAACTATTCGGCTCCGACTGGATCGCTTTCCTGTTCGCCTCCATTTGTGCTTTCATAGGTTTCCGAACTCGGGCATACTGCGTCAAGACCGGTATCAATGTTTACATGAGTATCGGTATTGCAGCATTTGTCTCCACTTGCTTGGCATACGCCTCCTCTTTCTCCGGCCTATCCTCTACCCCTTATCATCCGCTATTGGCTTGTGCCTTATTCATTGTTCCCGGCGTTCCGCTGATTAATTTTGTGGATGATATGATCGACAATCACCTGCTCGTCGGCATCACCCGCGCAGCCAACACGATCATGATGATCGGAGCCATGACTTTCGGCATTGCGTTTGCCATGCGAATATTAATCGTGAACGATCTCAACATAAATCAAAAAATCAATGAATTAAGCATCGTTTCCCACGATTCCTATCTCGTGTATGCCTTTGCGGCAGCCATTGCGGCAATGGGTTTTTCAATGATATTCAACGTACCCAAACGCCTGTCGTGGATCGTTGCCACAGGTGGAATTATTGCGGTATGCACGCGTAATTTCGTAAACTTAGAACTAGGCTACGGACCGGTTATCGGTTCATTCATGGGGAGTTTCACTGTCAGCCTTATTGCCGTAAAAGCCACACATTGGTTCCATGTTCCCAACCACGTGCTAACCATTCCCTCTGTCATTCCCATGATTCCGGGAGTATTAATGTATCGCTCGTTATTAGGCTTTATCGAACTTCATGGGGTAATCGGAGAAGTTACCAATGCTTTCTCTAACGCAGTCGATTCAGCCCTCATCATTCTCTGTATTTCACTAGGAGTAGCTATCCCGAACATTGTGGCTCGCCGAAATAACAACGGAATTAAAAATAAACCTCTACGTGCATCCTAA